ATCGATTCTTTCGCTTCGGCTTCGGTCATTGTCATTGGTGGACTGACGCGAAGTACGTTACCGGCCAGGGCACCCAGCAGGTGAATGCCGTCGCCACCTTCTTCACCGAGGTAGCAGGTCTTGACCAGATCGATCGCAACCTCCTGGCTGGTCTTGCCACCCAGTTCGGCACACTCGATGCCGAAGACCATACCTTCGCCGCGGACCTTGGCGATCACGCCGGTCTCTTTCAGGCTCAGCAGACCTTCGGTGTAGAGAGCAGACAGCTTCTGTGTGTTCTCCATCACGTCCGTCGATTCAAACTCGTCCAGTGTCGCCAGTACGGATGCGGAAGAGAGCGGGTTGGCACTCCAGGTGTCAGAGGCTTCGCCGTATTTCAGGCTGGCAATGACATCGCTGCGACCCACGGCAGCAGCTACAGGCACGCCGTTTCCGAGGCCTTTACCCAGTACAACGAAGTCGGGCTCAACCTGGTATTTTTCAAAAGCGTACATGCAACCGGTCCGGCCGAAGTTGGCCTGCACTTCATCTAAGATCAGCATGATGTCGTGTGCCCGGCAGAAGTCCTGCAGCACTTTGTGGTAAGCCACCTGCGGATGGTAGCTGCCCCCACCGCCCAGGTAAGGCTCGGTGATCAGGCAGTTGATCCGTGAGCCGTACTCGGTCCACATGTCTTCCAGTTCTTTCTGGTAGGCAGCGGTATCCAGTACATCGTCCTTCTTGCTCATGTCGTCACATTCGGTACGCGGGAAGCTGATGAACTTCACGCGCGGATCGCGATCGGCATCTGTTTCCGAACCGGTGACGGCACCCGCCAGACCCTTTTTACCATGGAAACCATAGCGGGTCGCCAGGATGATGTCCCGTTCGGGATCGCGGTGCAGACAGGCCCAGAGTGCCTTCTGAACTGCTTCTGAACCGGAGGCTGCCCACATGACTTTGTCGCAGCGGTTGCCCCCTGTGAAAGATTGAATGTTGGCGATCAACCGTTTGCTGGCTTCGGTTTCAATCGGGGTGACGGCGTTGTAAGCAGTCAGGGTGACGGCATCAAAGTATTCGCCTTCTCCTTCGCCGGTCACATGTTCCGGTTTCCAGCCCATGTATTCGCTGAACCGCTTCATCCAGCGACGGGGGTTGTGACCCAGGTTCGCTACCAGCACGCCCGAGGTGAAGTCGTACAGACGTCGACCTTCCGGAGTCCAGTGGTAGCAGCCGGCGGATTTGGCCAGTACCGCCTGGCTGGGGGTGAAGGTTCGCAGGGCCAGGGGTTCGGTCTGGAACAGTTCGTCCCGCACCGCGTTAGATTGATTTTCGTTATCAAAGTGAATGGCAGTTGTCATGATGATCTCTTTTTACATAACAGGTAAATGACAATGGTTAATGAATGTCGATCCGGCACCGGGGCACGAATCTGATAGCAGGGTTAAACGGTGCCTTCGTAGAGCACTTCGAATTCGCTCGAACCAGGACGATACAGCACCAGGCCACCGTTCTCGTCGTTTACACGCACGACGCAATCCGGTTCGCCCGCAGCCCGTTTTTCCAGAATGGCTTCGAGTGCCTGGACGGCGGCTACGGTCTGACGATCCGCCGACAGATCGTTGTAATCCAGCGAACGAATCTGCGCCAGACGTTCTGCCCGTTCCGATTCGGGACCGCCGAACTCGACCTGGGCGACTTCTTTAGCAAACTGTTCGATCACTTCAATTCCATAACCCCGCTGCGAACGTTCGTTCCAGGGTTCTACAAACGGAGCGTTGAAGTGGTTGTTCAACGAGTTCTTGATCTCGTTCGGCGTTTTGTCTTCCACGGTGCATTCCACACCGCGTTTACGGGAGTGACCGTTCCACAGGCCATTGTCGAAGCGGAACTGAACTTCCTGTTCGACATAGCCGGGGAAGTTATCCGGGGTGACCCACGAAGTCTGAATATCGAAGGCAGCTTCGCGCCCCGATTCGTATTCGTAAACCATCTTCATCTGGCAGCTGTCCCAGGTCGGACCATCTTTGTCGCCTACCAGACCCCGCTGGCCAGCTGCGGTGATAGTCTTCAGTTTTCCACCGAACGAGAAGTCGATCAGTTTGATGTAATGCACGGCGACATAGGTTCCGGGGTTACGGCCGGTAATCCACTGTGCGAACTGCTGACCCGAAATCGCCTTGGGTTCCAGCAGCGAGCAGTAGCCGTTATTCACATGCTGCAATACGCCATCATAAACCAGCGAACGCATCCGCTTGTGATCGGGGTCGAACAGCTTGTGATAGACCACTTTGGCAGTCACATTGTTTTTCTCAGCCAGAGCCACCAGTTCGTCCAGTTCCTGCAGACAGAGAACTGACGGCTTTTCCACGATTACATGCACGCCTGCCCCTAAAAGCTTCTTACAGGCATCGAAGTGACGGTCATCGGGAGACGCGACACAGGCGAAGTTCACACCCGCTTCAATCATCTCTTCGATGGCGTTATCACCGACGAAGCTCTGGAAGCCGCCGACTTTGTCGCCGCGCTCTGCCAGGTACTTCTCGGCCCGGGATCCGGTGCGGGTGACCACTGCATCCAGCGAAACTTCCACCGGGCCGGTAGACCGCTGGTAAAGGTCCTGTTTGTAAACCGTTTCGAAGAAAGGACGATAGGTTTCATCAACGATCATCCCGAAGCCAACCATGCCGGCTTTCAGTTTGGGGAGTGTTCCTGCTGGACTCATTAGTTAATCCCTAAGTGAATTCAAAATATATGGTTTTCGAAGGTGTAAATTCGCAATTTCCTGCTATAATCGGGAGTATGATGCTTGGTGAACCCCCTCGGATAGCTTGAAAGTGAATTCACTTTATGGCGGGTTGACCGTTTTGTCAAGCCCGCAGATGCGCGGCAGAGGAAAAGATTTCGAGCTTTTCCCGCCCCGGTAGCAGAGTCCAGCCCCGGTATTTCTTGAGAAACTGAGATCCCTGTGAATAAAGAGACAAGTTTGCTGACCGAATCCACGGAATTGCACTCACTTCAGGAAGTCGAGAATCTCTCCCTGGTCGATGAGGTCTACCAGAAACTGCTGCTGCGGATCATTCGCTGTGAACTGCCCGGCGGAACAGAACTGAAGAGCACACAACTCGCTCGCGAGATTGGCGTCAGCCGGACACCGGTCGTTCAGGCCCTGGCACGCCTGCAGGCCGACGGGATCGTGATCCAGCAGAAAAATCACCGGGCCGTCGTCCGGGAAGGGGCCGAGAACTGGCTCGTGGAAATTCACGAGCTCCGCCTGTTGCTCGAGCCATCTGCTGCCGGGATGGCTGCCGGACGGATCAGCGCTGCAGAAATTCAGCGTCTGCAGGAACTGGCTGCCGGAGTCAAAGCCTGTCAGCAGGAGTACGAAGACGGCGATCAATCTGTGGAACAGGTCCAGAAATGGGGGGCCGCTTCCCGTAACTTCGACTACGCACTGCATCTGAGCATCGCCGACCATTGTGGCAATCTGCCAATCTGTGAAGCCATTCATAAATGCTGGAGCTATAAACGGGTATCCTACTCCGCCGCCGGGGAGACGCCCGAAATCATGACGCGGGGGCTCTACGATCACCTGGTGCTCCTCGATTCACTGAAACAACAGGATGCCGAGACGGCATCCGCCGCGATGACCATGCATTTACGTAATGCCTCCCGCATGCGACCTGATCGTTTGATTGTCTGATTACGGTTCGCGAGGGAATTCTTAACGAGCCTCTGAAAAAGCAGGGGGGAACTTCGCGTAGCTCTTGAAACTTGGCTCCAACCTGTCAAAATGGCCGGGAACTGGTCTGTTTTCGCGGTCCTGTTTCACCGGCAAATCACGCGAAATTTCTGCAGCACTGGCCGGTTACTTTCAAAGTGGAATAGTCTCCATCCCGATATGAGTGCTGATTGCTCCACGTTTATCCGCTTTAGATTTAGAAACAAAAAAGGTTGATCTCCGTCATGTCCGATAATCCAAGTGTCATTTTAAGTGCCTTTGCTGATGAAGCCGCCAATCATAAAACCGCTGTTGAACAGATGGTGGCACTCTCCGCGCTGGGATTGAAATACTACAGCCCCCGCTTTATCGATGTGAACGGGGATGGGAACGTCAAACATGTCGTCGATCTGAATAAATCGGAATACAAGCAGTTGCTCAAACTGCACGATGAATACGGCATGAACGTCACCAGCATCGGTGCCCGCGTTGGTAAGATCAAACTGGTCGACAAAGAAGATGGTTCACACAACGTCTTCGTGCCCTTCAAGGAATACCTTAAGAAAGAAGTCGCCAACACAATCAACGCTGCGACCACCCTCGGCACCAAGCTGATCCGTGGTTTCTCCTTCTACCCGCCTAAGGGTGAAGATCCCAAGCCTTACATGAACCAGGCCGTTGATCAGATCGGAGAAATCGTCGATCTGTGTGCCAAGGAAGGTCTCGTGTACGGTCTCGAAATCGAGCCCAACCTGATCGGCGAAACCGGACCGCTGCTGGCCGAACTGGCCCGCAAAGTCAAACGGCCCAACATGGTCACCATTTATGATGGCGGAAACATCGCCGCTCAGAACAAAGACGCGATGCAGTGTCTGAGCGAGTTCCACGACATGAGCAAATCCATGGGCTGGCTGCACATCAAAGATTACGCCGTCGATCCCGATCTGGAATGGACGGGTGTCGTTGACGAAGAGCGTCTGAAAAACTTCGTTCCCGCCAACGTGGGTGATGCCGGTCATGAATTCATCCTGCGGGAACTCCGCGACATGCTCCCCAAGATGGACAAGAAGATGAAAAAACTGGGCGTGCCCGGCGTCTTCCTGGAAGTCGAACCACACCTCAAGGGTGGCGGACAGTTCGGCGGATTCAGTGGTCCCGATGGAATCGGCGTCGCAGTCCGGGCACTTTGCTCCGTTCTCGATTATGTTGGCATCGACTATGAACTCCGCGGTTTCAAAGACATTCAGGAACTGCGTGGCTTCTAATCAGAGTCGCACTTAGAAGATTGAAGCGGGGCGGATTTCAGAGAAAACTGTTGATCTCCGCCCCCTTCTGTTACAATTCAGAGACAGTCGTTCAAGAGTAATTATCAATGGCCTTTGATCCACAACGTTTACAGGACATCATTGCCTGCCCCAAAACCAAAGCCAGGCTGGTCTGCGACGGTGATTTTCTGGTCTCCGTCGATCCGGCGACGCGACTCAAGTATCCCATTCGCGACGGAATCCCGGTGATGCTCGTGGACGAGGCAGAGGAAGTGTCCCCGGAAGAATGGGCGGCCATCATGCAGCGACATGAACGAAATCCGGAAACAGGAGAAGCGGTCTTCTGATTTTCCGTTAACACGGTTTAAGGAGATCTGATGAAACCCACGTCGAAGCTTTTCCGATCCGATACGTTCTGCTTCCGGTGCTACACACTGGCTCTCCTGGTTTTCGTCGGTCTGGCCAACTCCGCATCTGCCGCCGAGCCTGCTGCCACGAAACAGAAGCCCGACACGCAGGACGACCGCTATTCTTATCGTCTCGACGAACACGATCCCAACGGCATTGGCAAATTCTACCTGGGACGTGAAATCGCCCGCGTGATGGGTTACCAGGGCGCCCCCTGGCTGGAACGCACCACCCGCGAACGGGAAGAACGCCTGTCGTTGCTCCCCAAAGCACTCAAACTGCAACCCGGTATGGACATTGCCGACATCGGAGCGGGCAGCGGCGTGATCTCGGTGATTCTCGCCGAACATGTCACTCCGGGAGGAAAGATCTACGCCGTCGATGTGCAGCAGGAGATGCTCGACCTGCTCAAGAAAAAACTGGACAAAATGGGCGTCGATAACGTGGTGCCTGTCCTGGGAACACAGAAATCACCCGGTCTCAAACCGGAGTCCATCGACCTGGCAATCATGGTCGACGTCTACCATGAGTTCGAGTTTCCTTATGAGATGATGCTCGAGATCTCCAAGGCACTCAAACCTAAAGGCCGCGTCGTACTGGTCGAATACCGCAAGGAAGATCCAACCGTCCCCATTAAGCTCGTTCACAAAATGTCCGAAGCCCAGGCCAAAAAAGAGGTCTCCCGTCCCGAACTGAATCTCAAGTGGAAAGAGACCATCGGCCTCCTTCCCCGCCAGCATATCCTCGTCTTCGAAAAAACGGCTGACAAATAAATGTCGAGCTGTAGGGGCGGATCCATGTGTCCGCCCGCCTGGCGATACACGATTCAGAACCACTCTTCCGCAGGAACGAGAATAACACTCCCAAAACCGGGTGGGCCCGAATGCAATTCGGGCCGAGCGCAGCGAGCAGGAGGTCGCAGGAAATCGAGCGAGCTTCATTAGACTTACCAACCAATTTTCAGGTAGGGGCAACCCTGCGTGGTTGCCCGCAGTATTGAGTTCATTCTCATTTCAAATCAACAAAAAAGCCTGCTCACAACCTAAGCTGTGAGCAGGCAACTTTCGTTCAAGCTATCAGCGCGATCTAATACTCGCCGATCACTTCGCCTCCTGAGATCGTACTCAGTCCTGTATAAACACCGAAGTCGATGCTGGAACCAATGAGCCGCACGGAACCGTCACCCAGCAGGAACTGGGCGAAGCCGATGTGCGGTGCCGAGACATCCCGGTCATCACTCTGCGGTGAATTGGGCACATGCCCCGACTGGAAGAGCACCATGTGACCATGGTCGTCCGTTGGATCAGAGATATCACGCACGGCACCAGCCCAGGTCGTTTCGTACTCGAAATGGTTCCCGTGCGACGCCCCATTGCGGAAGGCACCGTTCTGGCGTTCTCCCACGCAGAGCGTATTCGACATGCCATCAATGATGTCCCGTGCGCGGGTGGAACTGTTGCGGCTGAACATTCCCGCTCGTTTCTCCTGGGTCGCATCAAGGTCCGGTGGACCGAAGTTGGCGACATAGCAGCCCATCGCGTAACGCTCCGCGGAGCTTCCCATCTCCACGAAATTGTTCTCGGAAACGGAGTCTGAAGGACAGAGCAGCCCCGGGATCTGTTTTTCCCGCGCCGTCAGGTTGGCGGCGTCGAAGATTGGCAGGTTGAAGTTAAACTCGTTATACAAGTTGGCCTGATCGATCATCGGCAGGATCATCGCCACCCAGCCGAATCCCAGTTGATTTCCGGAAGCGCCAGGTCGGTAAATATAGCCGGGCGGATAACAGCCATGCGTGTCATGGTAGTTATGCAGCCCCAGGCCCAACTGCTTCAGGTTATTTTTACAGGACGTTCTGCGCGCTGCTTCCCGCGCCTGCTGAACGGCAGGCAGGAGCAGGGCGATCAGAATCGCAATAATGGCAATGACCACCAGGAGTTCAATCAGTGTGAACCCTCTGGGGCGATGCGTTTGGACTTTCATCGTTTTACTTTCTGAAAGAATGTGCGCAGCGGTACCGACAGTTTCTGCGCGGACCGGCAGTGCACGAAAGACATTCTGGAACAAGGTGCGCAAACCGAACCTGTCAAAGTGGGGGAAAGTGATCTCCCCTCACGACAGGCGCAGCACACGCACGTTCCCTGAGGCAGATCGACAATGATCGCGACTGGGGAATTACGAGAATGAAGCAGAAAGTAAACGTTGTGGTGGAGGGACGGGGGGCGTGTCGCAGAGTCGTTGATAACAGGCTTCCGCTGAGTTGAGATTCGCAAAACAGTCTGCGCGCAAAGGCACGCGGCCACGCTCGGGAGGCGTAACGCACATCCAGGATGAAACCAGTTCCGAAATCAGCCGCTCCCAGGGGATCGCCGAGAATCGCAGGCCATCGGGCAGACTGTCTGTTTCCTGGACGCTGGTCTCCGAAGTTGCGCGGGCGACCGCGACTTCAGTGGCTGATGGCTCAGAGGGGGATGCAGGCAGTTGAACTGTGAATTCCCACCAGAGCAACCTGATATGCATATGCTTATGAGGCGACTGGGCTATCTTAGTGGCAGGCTCTTCCTGATCGTGATTAGAATGTCCATGCCCTCGTGCATGGTCGTGCCCATGGCTGTGACCTGCATGCGAATGGCTGTGAGCGTGACCATGCCCGTGGGAATGTGAATGACCGTGGCCGTGGGTATGACTGTGTCCATGCGAATGACTGTGCCCGGAAGAGTGGGAGTGCTGGTGCGCACTCTCTCCGCCGGAGTGGGTATGCTCGATCTGTACCTGGAGTGACTGGAGCAGAACTCCCAGCACTCCCAGGACACCGATGATCCAGGAAAAGTAACGCAGACGTTGTTTCATTACAGTTTGACGATAATTCTCAGCTCCCCCAAAATCAATCACCGCTCCGATTCTGATGAGAGTTCTTCGCAAAATGGCAGTATTCAGTCTCTTCAGGTAAGGTTTTATCTGTTCAGGTCAGGTTTGTTGGACAAAGGACTTTTTTCATATCAATGACCGTCAAAAAACAGGTTTTCCAGCTGAAAACAGGGGATTCATAACGGATTGACCCATTTTTCGCTTAGTAGTATACTTCGCCGCGACTTGCACCCCTCTCTTAAGGAATTCAGCGGTTCGCCGCTGTGTGAATTTCAGGGGGGAGGCAACCTGGAAGCGGCGAAGTTTGGATCCTGTCTGAGGAATCCAGACTTCCACGGAAAAGTGATCAACAGTCTGACCTGAATTGGAAGCGCAATTCATTCAGGGCCAGATAAGGGCTAGCGTGAAGTAATGGTGTTTGACAGTCTAATCACATCAACTGTGATGCTTATCGGCGTCACCGTAGCGACTCTGGTCGGTGCGCTGCTGATCATCCGGCTGGCCCCCAGTCTCGGGCTGGTGCAGAAGCCCACCAATCGCTGTTCCCACATTCAACCGACGCCCCGCGGCGGCGGTCTCTCCTTTGTTGTGATCAGCCTGTTGGCAACCACGGTCTGCCTCTGGAATGAAGTCAGCTCCGGATCGCTGTTGACCGTACTGCTCTGCGGCGGTGCGCTGATTGCGGCGATTGGATTTTGTGACGACCTGTATCAGCTTTCGATTAAAAAACGCCTCGGAGCGCAGATTCTGATTATCGCTGCCTCCGTTTATACACTCCTGCCGGCTCCCGCGATTGAACTCTGGGGAATCCGGCTGCAGTCTGATGTCATCTGCTGGGGGATCACAGCCCTGGCTCTGGTCTGGTGGCTGAACCTGTTTAATTTCATGGACGGCATCGACGGACTGGCGGGGATGGAAGCGACTTGCATTCTGACCACCGCCGGCGGCCTGATGTATTATCAACAGGGGGGCGCATCGTCGCAGGTTCTGCTTCCGATGGTGATCCTGACTGCCAGCCTGGCGGGCTTCATACTGGTCAACTGGGCTCCCGCGAAAATCTTTATGGGCGATGTCGGCAGTACCTTTCTGGGGTATACGCTGGGAATGCTGGCGGCAACCACCGTGTATTCCGGTGCGTTGAACCTCTGGGTCTGGCTCATCCTGCCTGGCGTCTTCTGGGTGGATGCCACGTTTACATTGCTGCGACGCATGCTGCGGGGAGATCGCTGGTATCAGGCACATCAGAGCCATGCCTATCAACGTGTTTCCCGTTACCTGGTTGAACCGGAAGGGAAAAACCTGACCCGCAAAGCCGCACATCGCAGAGTCACTCTCATTGCTCTGGCTCTGAATGTCTGCTGGCTCTTACCGCTGGCAACAATGGCCCTGTTCTGGCCTGCCTGGGGACTGCCTCTGGTAATGCTCGCCTGGGCGCCACTGGTGGCACTCGCCGCTTACTATGGTGCAGGTAAGCCCGGAAATATTCCGTTGCCTGCCGAAGGGAATGTCTCCCCCTCTACGCTGCGGAAAGAGCTGCCTCTCAAGATCTGAATCGAGACGCTGGCTGTGATCGCAACATCACGGGAGACCTGTTCCATTTGCAGGGAACAGAAGAGGCGGAGCCGCGACTGTCTGATCACGTCGCTGAAGGGGCCTCAAGAGAGAAAAAAGGGTGAGTAACGGGGTTCGAACCCGCGACCTCCGGAATCACAATCCGGCGCTCTAACCAACTGAGCTATACCCACCATATGTGTCTTGTTCAGACTGATTTTAATCGGTTTTCAGGCTGCTGAAAAGTCTTCAGGGACCCGAATCGGTTCAGAGCCTACGTTATCGAAGCACCTTTCGGGATGCAAGTATTCCAAGCCCCTGATTCAAGAATATTTCCTCGATACGTGCATCTCCTGCACACAATCTGTAGAATTGATACTTCAATATTCCCCGATGAATTCACTTGATCTCATAGACTTACAAAACAGGGAAAAAAGCGCATGAAAACCATTCCACTCTCCTGTCTGCTACTGGTCTCAAGTCTCCTCTGCCTCGCCCCCTCCCAAGGGCACGCGCAGGACTCGACCAATTACCCCACACTGGGCGAAGTCATTCGCATCGATCCAAGTCTCGATCAACTGATAGACAAGGATGCGAAGATTGAGGTTCTCTCCTCCGGCTTCGATTGGTCCGAAGGTCCTGTCTGGGTTGGAGATGCGAAAGACGGTTATCTGCTCTTTTCCGATATTCCCCGCAACTCGGTCATGAAATGGAAAGAGGGAACTGGTGCGTCTCTGTTCATGAAACCTTCGGGTTACACTGGAGTCGCTCCCTACGGAGGCGAGCCTGGCTGCAATGGTCTGATCCTGGATCCCCAGGGACGGCTGGTCTCCTGTGAGCATGGCGATCGACGGATTTCTGTCCTCACTAAACAGGGGGGCAAGCGGACGATGGTCGACAACTACATGGGCAAACGCCTCAACAGCCCCAACGATGGCACATTCAAATCCAACGGGGATTTCTACTTCACCGATCCCCCGTACGGTCTGCCCGATCGTTATAACGATCCCCGTCGCGAACTCGACTTCTGTGGCGTCTACCGCCTGGCGACTGACGGATCCCTGACTCTGCTCACGAAAGAAATGA
This is a stretch of genomic DNA from Gimesia sp.. It encodes these proteins:
- a CDS encoding GntR family transcriptional regulator, whose amino-acid sequence is MLTESTELHSLQEVENLSLVDEVYQKLLLRIIRCELPGGTELKSTQLAREIGVSRTPVVQALARLQADGIVIQQKNHRAVVREGAENWLVEIHELRLLLEPSAAGMAAGRISAAEIQRLQELAAGVKACQQEYEDGDQSVEQVQKWGAASRNFDYALHLSIADHCGNLPICEAIHKCWSYKRVSYSAAGETPEIMTRGLYDHLVLLDSLKQQDAETASAAMTMHLRNASRMRPDRLIV
- a CDS encoding aminotransferase class III-fold pyridoxal phosphate-dependent enzyme, with amino-acid sequence MTTAIHFDNENQSNAVRDELFQTEPLALRTFTPSQAVLAKSAGCYHWTPEGRRLYDFTSGVLVANLGHNPRRWMKRFSEYMGWKPEHVTGEGEGEYFDAVTLTAYNAVTPIETEASKRLIANIQSFTGGNRCDKVMWAASGSEAVQKALWACLHRDPERDIILATRYGFHGKKGLAGAVTGSETDADRDPRVKFISFPRTECDDMSKKDDVLDTAAYQKELEDMWTEYGSRINCLITEPYLGGGGSYHPQVAYHKVLQDFCRAHDIMLILDEVQANFGRTGCMYAFEKYQVEPDFVVLGKGLGNGVPVAAAVGRSDVIASLKYGEASDTWSANPLSSASVLATLDEFESTDVMENTQKLSALYTEGLLSLKETGVIAKVRGEGMVFGIECAELGGKTSQEVAIDLVKTCYLGEEGGDGIHLLGALAGNVLRVSPPMTMTEAEAKESIALLKRLCEQLAAQLQEAPASA
- a CDS encoding Gfo/Idh/MocA family oxidoreductase, encoding MSPAGTLPKLKAGMVGFGMIVDETYRPFFETVYKQDLYQRSTGPVEVSLDAVVTRTGSRAEKYLAERGDKVGGFQSFVGDNAIEEMIEAGVNFACVASPDDRHFDACKKLLGAGVHVIVEKPSVLCLQELDELVALAEKNNVTAKVVYHKLFDPDHKRMRSLVYDGVLQHVNNGYCSLLEPKAISGQQFAQWITGRNPGTYVAVHYIKLIDFSFGGKLKTITAAGQRGLVGDKDGPTWDSCQMKMVYEYESGREAAFDIQTSWVTPDNFPGYVEQEVQFRFDNGLWNGHSRKRGVECTVEDKTPNEIKNSLNNHFNAPFVEPWNERSQRGYGIEVIEQFAKEVAQVEFGGPESERAERLAQIRSLDYNDLSADRQTVAAVQALEAILEKRAAGEPDCVVRVNDENGGLVLYRPGSSEFEVLYEGTV
- a CDS encoding TIM barrel protein — encoded protein: MSDNPSVILSAFADEAANHKTAVEQMVALSALGLKYYSPRFIDVNGDGNVKHVVDLNKSEYKQLLKLHDEYGMNVTSIGARVGKIKLVDKEDGSHNVFVPFKEYLKKEVANTINAATTLGTKLIRGFSFYPPKGEDPKPYMNQAVDQIGEIVDLCAKEGLVYGLEIEPNLIGETGPLLAELARKVKRPNMVTIYDGGNIAAQNKDAMQCLSEFHDMSKSMGWLHIKDYAVDPDLEWTGVVDEERLKNFVPANVGDAGHEFILRELRDMLPKMDKKMKKLGVPGVFLEVEPHLKGGGQFGGFSGPDGIGVAVRALCSVLDYVGIDYELRGFKDIQELRGF
- a CDS encoding methyltransferase domain-containing protein, yielding MKPTSKLFRSDTFCFRCYTLALLVFVGLANSASAAEPAATKQKPDTQDDRYSYRLDEHDPNGIGKFYLGREIARVMGYQGAPWLERTTREREERLSLLPKALKLQPGMDIADIGAGSGVISVILAEHVTPGGKIYAVDVQQEMLDLLKKKLDKMGVDNVVPVLGTQKSPGLKPESIDLAIMVDVYHEFEFPYEMMLEISKALKPKGRVVLVEYRKEDPTVPIKLVHKMSEAQAKKEVSRPELNLKWKETIGLLPRQHILVFEKTADK
- a CDS encoding DUF1559 domain-containing protein, which encodes MKVQTHRPRGFTLIELLVVIAIIAILIALLLPAVQQAREAARRTSCKNNLKQLGLGLHNYHDTHGCYPPGYIYRPGASGNQLGFGWVAMILPMIDQANLYNEFNFNLPIFDAANLTAREKQIPGLLCPSDSVSENNFVEMGSSAERYAMGCYVANFGPPDLDATQEKRAGMFSRNSSTRARDIIDGMSNTLCVGERQNGAFRNGASHGNHFEYETTWAGAVRDISDPTDDHGHMVLFQSGHVPNSPQSDDRDVSAPHIGFAQFLLGDGSVRLIGSSIDFGVYTGLSTISGGEVIGEY
- a CDS encoding SMP-30/gluconolactonase/LRE family protein yields the protein MKTIPLSCLLLVSSLLCLAPSQGHAQDSTNYPTLGEVIRIDPSLDQLIDKDAKIEVLSSGFDWSEGPVWVGDAKDGYLLFSDIPRNSVMKWKEGTGASLFMKPSGYTGVAPYGGEPGCNGLILDPQGRLVSCEHGDRRISVLTKQGGKRTMVDNYMGKRLNSPNDGTFKSNGDFYFTDPPYGLPDRYNDPRRELDFCGVYRLATDGSLTLLTKEMTRPNGIAFSPDEKTLYVAQSDPEAALWKAFPVNKDGTLGQSKVFGDVTENVGKLPGLPDGLKTDFKGNVFATGPGGCYIFSPEGDLLGRISTGERTANCAWGNDGSVLYLTADTYLVRIQTKTRGHVGPPKAK
- a CDS encoding glycosyltransferase family 4 protein, translating into MFDSLITSTVMLIGVTVATLVGALLIIRLAPSLGLVQKPTNRCSHIQPTPRGGGLSFVVISLLATTVCLWNEVSSGSLLTVLLCGGALIAAIGFCDDLYQLSIKKRLGAQILIIAASVYTLLPAPAIELWGIRLQSDVICWGITALALVWWLNLFNFMDGIDGLAGMEATCILTTAGGLMYYQQGGASSQVLLPMVILTASLAGFILVNWAPAKIFMGDVGSTFLGYTLGMLAATTVYSGALNLWVWLILPGVFWVDATFTLLRRMLRGDRWYQAHQSHAYQRVSRYLVEPEGKNLTRKAAHRRVTLIALALNVCWLLPLATMALFWPAWGLPLVMLAWAPLVALAAYYGAGKPGNIPLPAEGNVSPSTLRKELPLKI